From the genome of Halomonas sp. 1513, one region includes:
- a CDS encoding nitric oxide dioxygenase, with amino-acid sequence MLSRDQELLIEETAPVVAAHLDDITRRFYPLMFARYPDVEPLFNQAHQQDGGQPRALARSVLAYVQLRQDSQQARGALATVVSKHVSLDIQPDQYPIVGECLMAAIGEVLGDAVTPEIAAAWSSLYEELAGLLIELEDRRYQEFEQRRGGWRGPREFRIAETRQESAVIRSFVLEPVDGGPVADHAPGQYIGVRLTIDGKPLYRHYSLSDVPNGRHYRISVKREPQGRASRHLHDAMARGDTLELLPPAGDLTLAEGDEPLLLASGGVGQTPMLPLARQALAQGRRVVYLHAALDAEHHAFRDEVAALAEAHPGQLQTVSVHEHGDQADHTGRVDRTLLARLLPENVRCYTVGPQGFMSAVDKALAELGVPAERRHHEHFGPSRPLDAA; translated from the coding sequence ATGCTCAGTCGTGACCAGGAACTGCTAATCGAGGAAACAGCCCCGGTGGTTGCCGCCCATCTGGATGACATCACCCGCCGCTTCTATCCGCTGATGTTCGCGCGCTATCCGGACGTCGAGCCACTGTTCAACCAGGCCCACCAGCAGGACGGTGGCCAGCCCCGGGCACTGGCGCGATCCGTGCTGGCCTATGTCCAGCTCCGCCAGGACTCCCAGCAGGCCCGCGGCGCCCTGGCCACGGTGGTCAGCAAGCATGTCTCCCTCGACATCCAGCCCGATCAGTACCCGATCGTCGGTGAGTGCCTGATGGCGGCCATTGGCGAGGTACTGGGAGATGCTGTCACGCCAGAGATTGCCGCGGCCTGGAGTAGCCTCTACGAGGAGCTCGCCGGCCTGCTGATCGAGCTGGAGGACCGCCGCTACCAGGAGTTCGAGCAGCGTCGCGGCGGCTGGCGCGGCCCGCGCGAATTCCGCATCGCCGAGACCCGGCAGGAGAGTGCGGTGATTCGCTCTTTCGTGCTCGAGCCGGTGGACGGCGGCCCGGTAGCCGACCACGCCCCAGGCCAGTACATTGGCGTCAGGTTGACCATCGACGGCAAGCCGCTGTATCGCCACTACAGCCTCTCCGATGTTCCCAACGGCAGGCACTACCGCATCTCGGTGAAGCGCGAGCCCCAGGGGCGCGCCAGCCGCCACTTGCACGACGCAATGGCGCGTGGCGATACCCTGGAACTGCTTCCACCGGCCGGCGACCTGACCCTCGCCGAGGGTGACGAGCCCCTACTGCTGGCTTCCGGCGGCGTGGGCCAGACGCCGATGCTACCCTTGGCTCGCCAGGCACTCGCTCAAGGCCGCCGGGTGGTCTACCTGCACGCCGCCCTGGATGCCGAGCACCACGCCTTCCGCGATGAGGTGGCGGCCCTGGCAGAGGCGCACCCGGGACAGCTGCAAACGGTGAGCGTCCACGAGCACGGCGACCAGGCCGACCATACCGGCCGGGTCGACCGCACGCTGCTGGCGCGACTGCTACCGGAGAACGTACGCTGCTACACCGTGGGACCCCAGGGTTTCATGAGCGCCGTCGACAAGGCCCTGGCCGAGCTGGGCGTACCAGCCGAACGTCGCCACCACGAGCACTTCGGCCCCTCTCGCCCCCTCGACGCTGCCTGA
- a CDS encoding sterol-binding protein, with amino-acid sequence MSPPLLPLPRPPALPRLIRSIDPRVPLVVKRQLIEPMLNRTFAVPLAEGEFDALAGRRISLHVEDLGVQLTLTLEAERFRLTQESGEATIRGGWREFLCLATRRQDPDALFFQRRLVIEGDTELGLMVKNLLDGREEGLAQGPFGDWLARVERLACAER; translated from the coding sequence ATGTCCCCGCCGTTACTGCCCCTGCCACGTCCGCCTGCACTGCCCCGTTTGATACGTAGCATTGACCCCCGAGTGCCACTGGTGGTCAAGCGCCAGTTGATCGAGCCAATGCTCAACCGAACCTTCGCCGTACCGCTGGCCGAGGGCGAGTTCGATGCGCTCGCAGGCCGCCGGATCTCGCTGCACGTCGAGGACCTGGGCGTGCAGCTGACCCTGACCCTCGAAGCGGAGCGCTTTCGGCTTACCCAGGAGTCGGGCGAAGCCACCATTCGCGGCGGCTGGCGCGAGTTCCTGTGCCTGGCCACCCGGCGCCAGGACCCCGACGCCCTGTTCTTTCAGCGTCGCCTGGTGATCGAGGGTGACACCGAACTTGGGCTGATGGTCAAGAACCTGCTGGATGGCCGCGAGGAGGGGCTGGCCCAGGGACCTTTCGGCGATTGGCTGGCGCGCGTCGAGCGTCTGGCCTGCGCCGAGCGTTGA
- a CDS encoding oxygen-independent coproporphyrinogen III oxidase, whose amino-acid sequence MHDDLLFDRPLVEKYDRPGPRYTSYPTAPQFHAAFAEDDYRNAAERSNRAETPKPLSVYVHIPFCKSLCYYCACNKIITHNTERAAEYLEWLKKEIRVQGALFEESRRMTQLHLGGGTPTYLSNAQLGELMAALDAAFHFAEPAQREFSLEVDPRTVTPEQIHELYALGFNRLSFGVQDFDRDVQEAVNRLQSEEQVMALVEAARDAGFQSVSVDLIYGLPLQTVASFDTTLSKIIALRPDRIAAYSYAHLPELFKSQRMIRPEDMPPPERKLELLELTIKRLTAAGYVYIGMDHFALPDDELALARENGTLQRNFQGYSTHADCDMVGLGITSIGKVGDSYSQNVKETAQYQHRLDQGQLPVFRGYRLSDDDRLRRDVINALMCHNRIDFAAIEAVHGIVFRDYFADALEQLQEMAEDGLLAIRENEIEVLPTGRLMMRNAAMAFDAYLASSSGRYSRTV is encoded by the coding sequence ATGCATGATGACCTGCTGTTTGATCGCCCCCTGGTAGAGAAATACGATCGTCCGGGACCGCGCTACACCTCCTACCCCACGGCGCCCCAGTTCCATGCGGCTTTTGCCGAGGATGATTACCGTAATGCCGCCGAGCGGAGCAACCGTGCCGAGACGCCCAAGCCGCTGTCTGTCTACGTGCATATCCCGTTCTGCAAGAGCCTCTGCTACTACTGTGCCTGCAACAAGATCATCACCCACAATACCGAGCGCGCCGCCGAGTATCTCGAATGGCTCAAGAAAGAGATCCGGGTGCAGGGAGCGCTATTCGAGGAATCGCGGCGCATGACCCAGCTGCATCTGGGTGGAGGCACACCGACCTACCTGAGCAACGCCCAGCTCGGCGAGCTGATGGCCGCGCTGGATGCGGCCTTCCACTTTGCCGAGCCTGCCCAGCGCGAGTTTTCCCTGGAGGTGGACCCGCGCACCGTGACGCCCGAGCAGATCCATGAGCTTTACGCCCTGGGCTTCAATCGCCTCAGCTTCGGCGTGCAGGACTTCGACCGCGACGTGCAGGAAGCGGTGAATCGGCTGCAGAGTGAGGAGCAGGTCATGGCGCTGGTTGAGGCCGCCCGTGACGCCGGCTTCCAGTCGGTGAGCGTCGACCTGATCTACGGCCTGCCGCTGCAGACGGTGGCGAGTTTCGATACCACGCTGTCGAAGATCATTGCCCTGCGCCCGGACCGCATCGCCGCCTACAGCTACGCCCACCTGCCGGAGCTGTTCAAGTCCCAGCGGATGATACGTCCCGAGGACATGCCGCCGCCGGAGCGCAAGTTGGAACTGCTGGAGCTGACCATAAAGCGCCTCACTGCCGCCGGCTACGTCTATATCGGCATGGACCACTTCGCCCTGCCCGACGACGAGCTGGCACTGGCCAGGGAGAACGGCACCCTTCAGCGCAACTTCCAGGGTTACTCCACCCACGCCGACTGCGACATGGTCGGGCTGGGCATCACCTCCATCGGCAAGGTCGGCGACAGCTACAGCCAGAACGTCAAAGAGACCGCCCAGTACCAGCATCGCCTGGATCAGGGCCAGCTGCCGGTGTTCCGAGGCTACCGGCTCAGCGACGATGACCGGCTGCGCCGCGACGTGATCAATGCCCTGATGTGCCACAACCGCATCGACTTCGCTGCCATCGAGGCCGTCCACGGCATCGTCTTCCGCGATTACTTCGCCGACGCCCTAGAGCAGCTGCAGGAGATGGCCGAAGACGGCCTACTAGCGATCCGTGAAAATGAGATCGAGGTGCTACCCACCGGCCGTCTGATGATGCGCAACGCCGCCATGGCCTTCGATGCCTATCTGGCAAGCAGCAGTGGCCGCTACTCCCGCACCGTATAG
- a CDS encoding oxidoreductase produces MDTTSLPTAQRQRCEVWTRVMGYHRPVSQFNVGKRAEHRERCHFREATGRR; encoded by the coding sequence ATGGATACCACCTCCCTGCCCACCGCACAGCGCCAGCGCTGCGAGGTCTGGACCCGGGTTATGGGCTATCACCGCCCGGTCAGCCAATTCAACGTCGGCAAACGCGCCGAACATCGCGAGCGCTGCCATTTCCGCGAAGCCACCGGCCGCCGCTAG
- a CDS encoding ribonucleoside triphosphate reductase (Catalyzes the reduction of nucleoside 5'-triphosphates to 2'-deoxynucleoside 5'-triphosphates), whose product MAPNRNAYTIYREKAVISPSTRQAGKRHVEVASTVNEYLERADWRVHANANQGYSLGGLILNVSGKLIANYWLDEVYPAAVGTAHREGDLHIHDLDMLGGYCAGWSLRTLLIEGFNGVPGRAESAPPRHLTSALGQMVNFLGTLQNEWAGAQAFSSFDTYLAPYVRKDGLDYQAIKQAVQEFIYNLNVPSRWGSQTPFTNLTFDWVCPADLRDQVPIIGGEEQPFSYGELQAEMDLLNRAYLEVMEAGDRHGRVFTFPIPTYNITTDFDWESDNAERLFALTAKYGLPYFQNFLNSDLEPHMVRSMCCRLQLDLTELLKRGNGLFGSAEQTGSLGVVTVNCARLGYRFAGDQAGLLHELDRLLALGRDSLELKRGCIQQWMDEGLYPYSQRYLGTLRNHFSTLGVNGLNEMVRNFSDGRFDIADAEGQQLALDLLDHVRGRMQEFQEQTGHLYNLEATPAEGTTYRFARADAERFPGILQAGTPEAPYYTNSSQLPVGHTDDPFEALIHQDPLQTRYTGGTVLHLYMRERLSSAAACRKLVHTALSRFRLPYITVTPTFSICPVHGYLAGEHEFCPKCDDALLAQQASRAEATA is encoded by the coding sequence ATAGCGCCAAATAGAAACGCATATACCATATATAGGGAGAAAGCGGTGATTAGCCCCTCCACCCGTCAGGCCGGCAAGCGCCACGTCGAGGTCGCCTCGACCGTCAATGAATACCTCGAACGTGCCGACTGGCGCGTGCACGCCAACGCCAACCAGGGCTACTCCCTGGGCGGGTTGATCCTCAACGTGTCGGGCAAGCTGATCGCCAACTACTGGCTCGACGAGGTCTATCCGGCGGCGGTGGGCACTGCCCACCGCGAGGGTGACCTGCATATCCACGACCTCGACATGCTCGGCGGCTACTGCGCCGGCTGGTCGCTACGCACCCTGCTGATCGAAGGCTTCAACGGCGTACCGGGCCGCGCCGAGAGCGCCCCGCCGCGCCATCTCACCAGCGCCCTGGGGCAGATGGTCAACTTCCTCGGCACCCTGCAGAACGAGTGGGCCGGCGCCCAGGCCTTCAGCTCCTTCGATACCTACCTGGCGCCCTACGTGCGCAAGGACGGGCTGGACTACCAAGCGATCAAGCAGGCGGTGCAGGAGTTCATCTACAACCTCAACGTGCCGTCGCGCTGGGGCAGCCAAACGCCCTTCACCAACCTCACCTTCGACTGGGTGTGCCCGGCGGACCTGCGCGACCAGGTGCCGATCATCGGCGGCGAGGAGCAGCCCTTCAGCTACGGCGAGCTGCAGGCCGAAATGGACCTGCTCAACCGCGCCTACCTGGAAGTGATGGAAGCGGGCGACCGCCACGGGCGAGTGTTCACCTTCCCGATTCCCACCTACAACATCACCACCGACTTCGACTGGGAGAGCGACAACGCCGAGCGGCTGTTCGCGCTGACCGCAAAGTACGGCCTGCCCTACTTCCAGAACTTCCTAAACTCGGACCTCGAGCCGCACATGGTGCGCTCCATGTGCTGCCGCCTGCAGCTCGATCTCACCGAGCTGCTCAAGCGCGGCAACGGCCTGTTCGGCAGCGCCGAGCAGACCGGCTCGCTAGGCGTGGTAACCGTCAACTGCGCGCGGCTGGGCTATCGCTTCGCCGGCGACCAGGCGGGACTTTTACACGAGCTTGACCGGCTGCTGGCACTGGGCCGCGACAGCCTGGAGCTCAAGCGAGGATGCATCCAGCAGTGGATGGACGAGGGGCTCTACCCCTACAGCCAGCGCTACCTGGGCACCCTGCGCAACCACTTCTCGACCCTGGGGGTGAACGGCCTCAATGAGATGGTGCGCAACTTCTCCGATGGCCGTTTCGATATCGCCGACGCGGAGGGGCAGCAGCTGGCCCTGGACCTGCTCGACCACGTACGCGGGCGGATGCAGGAATTTCAGGAGCAGACCGGCCACCTCTACAACCTGGAGGCGACGCCGGCGGAGGGCACCACCTACCGCTTCGCCCGCGCCGACGCCGAGCGCTTCCCCGGCATTCTGCAGGCGGGCACGCCGGAGGCGCCCTACTACACCAATTCCAGCCAGCTGCCGGTGGGCCATACCGACGACCCCTTCGAGGCGCTGATCCATCAGGACCCGCTGCAGACCCGCTACACCGGCGGCACCGTGCTGCACCTGTATATGCGCGAGCGGCTCTCCAGCGCCGCGGCCTGCCGCAAGCTGGTGCACACCGCCCTGTCGCGCTTCCGCCTGCCCTATATCACCGTCACCCCCACCTTTTCGATCTGCCCGGTACACGGCTACCTGGCCGGCGAACACGAGTTCTGCCCGAAGTGCGACGACGCGCTTCTGGCACAACAAGCCAGCCGGGCCGAGGCAACGGCCTGA
- a CDS encoding Rrf2 family transcriptional regulator: MHLTRFTDYSLRVLVFLAVKGEERSTIHEIAESFDISRNHLMKVVQDLSQKGYITAIRGKNGGLLLKKAPEDIRLGTLVSDTEHDLQLVECFGEDNACRITPACRLKPILAEALGAFLAVLDHYTLADMLGPQEPALVQLLSIQPLTSPQVDAAPARLP; the protein is encoded by the coding sequence ATGCACCTGACCCGCTTTACCGACTACTCCCTGCGTGTTCTCGTCTTTCTAGCCGTCAAGGGCGAGGAGCGATCCACCATCCATGAGATCGCCGAGAGTTTCGACATCTCGCGCAATCATCTAATGAAGGTCGTTCAGGACCTGAGCCAAAAGGGCTACATCACCGCTATCCGCGGCAAGAACGGTGGCCTCCTGCTCAAGAAGGCTCCCGAGGATATCCGCCTGGGCACACTGGTGAGCGATACCGAGCATGATCTACAGCTGGTGGAGTGCTTCGGCGAGGATAACGCGTGCAGGATCACCCCTGCCTGTCGACTCAAGCCGATCTTGGCCGAGGCGCTCGGCGCGTTTCTCGCGGTACTCGATCATTACACCCTGGCCGACATGCTAGGGCCGCAGGAACCGGCTCTGGTCCAACTGCTCAGCATCCAGCCGCTGACCAGCCCCCAGGTTGATGCCGCGCCAGCACGGCTCCCCTAG
- a CDS encoding U32 family peptidase, whose translation MSTSPTLQLSLGPVLFYWTRERYADFYREAADWPVEIVYLGESVCSRRRDMKLDDWLGIGRELAQSGKQVVIASQTLIESEADLRDLRKLCDNGEFTVEANDQSALQRLSAAGLPFVAGAALNLYNPASIGVMARAGMQRWQAPVEMSRDDLTRLLADCATEGLDQPCEVFAYGHLPLAWSSRCFTARRHQKPKDRCQFVCQTYPEGLPLRSQESKEVFTLNGIQTLSGACQDLRHEVSDMAAMGVAVARLSPRAKAMAEVVAAFDAARRSELPAADPLALVEAEVCDGYWHGRPGMDNTRLPVG comes from the coding sequence ATGTCGACTTCCCCTACCCTGCAGCTGTCGCTGGGCCCGGTGCTGTTCTACTGGACCCGCGAGCGCTATGCCGACTTCTACCGCGAGGCCGCCGACTGGCCGGTGGAAATCGTCTATCTCGGCGAGTCCGTCTGCTCGCGCCGCCGCGACATGAAGCTCGACGACTGGCTCGGCATCGGCCGCGAACTGGCCCAGAGCGGCAAGCAGGTCGTCATCGCCAGCCAGACCCTGATCGAGTCCGAAGCCGACCTGCGCGACCTGCGCAAGCTGTGCGACAACGGCGAGTTCACCGTCGAGGCCAACGACCAGAGCGCGCTGCAGCGCCTCTCTGCCGCCGGCCTGCCCTTCGTCGCCGGTGCTGCGCTGAACCTCTACAACCCCGCTTCCATCGGCGTGATGGCCCGCGCCGGGATGCAGCGCTGGCAGGCGCCGGTGGAGATGTCCCGCGACGATCTCACCCGGCTGCTTGCCGACTGCGCCACTGAGGGGCTAGACCAACCCTGCGAGGTGTTCGCCTACGGCCACCTGCCACTGGCCTGGTCGTCGCGCTGCTTCACCGCCCGGCGTCACCAGAAGCCCAAGGATCGCTGCCAGTTCGTCTGCCAGACGTATCCCGAAGGTCTGCCGCTGCGCTCCCAGGAATCGAAGGAGGTGTTCACCCTGAACGGCATCCAGACCCTCTCGGGGGCCTGCCAGGACCTGCGCCACGAGGTGAGCGACATGGCCGCGATGGGCGTCGCCGTGGCGCGCCTGAGCCCCCGCGCCAAGGCCATGGCCGAAGTCGTCGCCGCCTTCGACGCCGCCCGCCGCAGCGAGCTGCCCGCCGCCGATCCGCTGGCGCTGGTCGAGGCCGAGGTCTGCGACGGCTACTGGCACGGCCGCCCGGGCATGGATAACACCCGCCTGCCCGTCGGCTAA
- a CDS encoding aspartate aminotransferase: MQFDFATPVTRRHPPEARGDQPEWPSQKWHRYAGDVLPLWVADMDFVSPPAVIEALQARVEHGVFGYGLVPDSLHRTLCDWSARHYDWPIEPHWQLWLPGVVPALHLASMALTEPGDGVLTVTPIYPPFLKVAERTGRMAQQAPLGEPAAPGEPWRLDLDALEAAITDDTRLLLWCHPHNPTGRVWQAQELAGLAALVEKHDLLVVSDELHCDLLLDEGARHRPLAAAYPGLAARTITLWAPSKTFNLAGLTCACAVIPDPELRRRFAAQMKGLQSDPNVLGLVAAEAAYADGEAWRQALLEVLRGHRQRLCERVASWPWVSMHPPQSTYLAWLDMRDAGLGDCPQQTLLRDTGVALSDGADFGWPGFVRLNFGTTEAQLEAALVRLDARLAR, translated from the coding sequence ATGCAGTTCGATTTTGCCACGCCGGTAACGCGTCGGCATCCGCCCGAGGCCCGCGGCGACCAGCCTGAGTGGCCGTCGCAGAAATGGCATCGCTATGCCGGCGACGTGCTGCCGCTGTGGGTCGCCGACATGGACTTCGTGTCCCCGCCGGCGGTGATCGAGGCGCTGCAGGCGCGGGTCGAGCACGGCGTATTCGGCTACGGGCTGGTGCCCGACAGCCTGCACCGCACGCTATGCGACTGGAGTGCCCGGCACTACGATTGGCCGATCGAGCCGCACTGGCAGCTGTGGCTGCCCGGCGTGGTGCCGGCGCTGCACCTCGCCAGTATGGCACTCACCGAGCCCGGCGACGGGGTACTCACGGTGACGCCGATCTATCCGCCGTTCCTCAAGGTCGCCGAGCGCACCGGGCGCATGGCGCAGCAGGCGCCCTTGGGCGAACCGGCGGCGCCGGGAGAGCCCTGGCGGCTCGATCTCGACGCCCTGGAAGCGGCGATCACTGACGATACGCGGCTGCTGCTATGGTGTCATCCACACAACCCCACCGGGCGCGTCTGGCAGGCGCAGGAGTTGGCCGGACTGGCCGCGCTGGTGGAGAAGCACGACCTGCTGGTGGTCTCCGACGAGCTGCACTGCGACCTGCTGCTCGATGAAGGTGCCAGGCACCGGCCGCTGGCGGCCGCCTACCCCGGGCTGGCGGCACGCACCATCACCTTATGGGCACCCTCCAAGACCTTCAACCTGGCCGGCTTGACCTGCGCCTGCGCGGTGATTCCCGACCCCGAGCTGCGGCGGCGCTTCGCTGCCCAGATGAAAGGGCTGCAGTCGGATCCCAACGTGCTCGGGCTGGTGGCCGCCGAAGCGGCCTACGCCGATGGCGAAGCGTGGCGCCAGGCGCTGCTCGAGGTGCTACGCGGGCATCGTCAGCGCCTGTGCGAGCGCGTGGCGAGCTGGCCGTGGGTGAGCATGCACCCACCGCAGTCGACCTACCTGGCCTGGCTCGACATGCGCGACGCCGGCCTTGGCGACTGCCCCCAGCAGACCCTGCTGCGCGACACCGGGGTGGCGCTATCGGACGGCGCCGACTTCGGCTGGCCGGGCTTCGTACGGCTCAACTTCGGCACCACCGAGGCGCAGCTCGAGGCGGCGCTGGTGCGGCTCGACGCACGGCTAGCGCGCTAG
- a CDS encoding protease — protein sequence MELVCPAGSLPALKRAVDEGADAVYFGFQNATNARQFAGLNFTDKRAREGIDYAHTRGKRVFCAINTYPQPDGWGQWTRAVDQAADLGVDALIMADMGLLDYAARRHPDLARHLSVQGSATSHEALRFYHDHFGIKRAVLPRVLSITQVRDLAKQSPVELEVFAFGSLCIMAEGRCYLSSYLTGESPNTRGVCSPAAHVRWEETPEGLESRLNGVLIDRYGEGERAGYPTLCKGRFEVGGEIYHAIEEPTSLNTLELLPELRELGISAVKIEGRQRSPAYVSKVAGIWRQALDRLERAPERFHPDPAWMAGLGEVSEGATTTLGAYERRWK from the coding sequence ATGGAACTCGTCTGCCCCGCCGGCAGCCTGCCCGCCCTCAAGCGCGCCGTGGATGAGGGAGCCGATGCCGTCTACTTCGGCTTCCAGAATGCCACCAATGCCCGGCAGTTCGCCGGCCTCAACTTCACCGACAAGCGTGCCCGCGAAGGCATCGACTACGCCCACACCCGCGGCAAGCGGGTGTTCTGCGCCATCAACACCTATCCGCAGCCCGACGGCTGGGGGCAGTGGACCCGCGCCGTGGACCAGGCCGCGGACCTTGGCGTCGACGCCCTGATCATGGCCGACATGGGCCTGCTCGACTACGCCGCACGGCGCCATCCCGACCTCGCCCGCCACCTCTCGGTGCAGGGCTCGGCCACCAGCCACGAGGCCCTGCGCTTCTACCACGACCATTTCGGCATCAAGCGCGCCGTGCTGCCGCGGGTGCTCTCCATCACCCAGGTGCGCGACCTGGCCAAGCAGAGCCCGGTGGAGCTCGAGGTGTTCGCCTTCGGCAGCCTGTGCATCATGGCCGAAGGGCGCTGCTACCTCTCCTCCTACCTCACCGGCGAGTCGCCCAATACCCGCGGCGTCTGCTCGCCGGCGGCCCATGTGCGCTGGGAGGAAACCCCTGAGGGGCTGGAATCACGCCTCAACGGCGTGCTGATCGACCGCTACGGCGAGGGCGAGCGGGCCGGCTACCCCACCCTGTGCAAGGGGCGCTTCGAGGTCGGCGGCGAGATCTATCACGCCATCGAGGAGCCCACCAGCCTCAACACCCTGGAGCTGCTGCCCGAGTTGCGCGAACTCGGCATCAGCGCGGTGAAGATCGAGGGCCGCCAGCGCAGCCCGGCCTACGTGTCCAAGGTAGCCGGGATCTGGCGCCAGGCGCTGGACCGCCTCGAACGAGCCCCCGAGCGCTTCCACCCCGACCCCGCCTGGATGGCCGGCCTCGGCGAGGTCTCCGAAGGCGCCACCACCACCCTGGGCGCCTACGAACGCCGCTGGAAATAG
- a CDS encoding anaerobic ribonucleoside-triphosphate reductase activating protein, whose amino-acid sequence MLTSESPVSRSAGSAQETLRLPVAGLTPMTTLDYPEHLACVVFLQGCPLRCGYCHNPGMLASRRGEHGEWDEIEAFLRNRRGLLEGVVFSGGEPTLHAELAGAVERARALGFKVGLHTAGVYPRRLQALLPWLDWVGLDVKGLADDIDRIVGRRGMATPHEQSLALLLNSGIALECRTTVHWRDFDLERLRRLALDLAERGASHYAIQLARAGQCLDARYAEPAPGAPTTAEIEALVSELRPNFQRLTLRH is encoded by the coding sequence ATGCTCACCAGCGAATCTCCCGTCAGCCGTTCTGCCGGCAGCGCCCAGGAGACGCTTCGCCTGCCGGTGGCCGGGCTGACGCCGATGACCACCCTGGACTACCCCGAGCACCTGGCCTGCGTGGTCTTCCTGCAGGGCTGTCCGCTGCGCTGCGGTTACTGCCACAACCCCGGCATGCTCGCCTCACGTCGGGGCGAGCACGGCGAGTGGGACGAGATCGAGGCCTTCCTGAGAAACCGCCGGGGCCTGCTTGAGGGCGTGGTCTTCAGCGGCGGTGAGCCCACCCTGCACGCCGAGCTCGCCGGCGCGGTGGAGCGGGCCAGAGCGCTCGGCTTCAAGGTCGGACTACATACGGCCGGTGTCTACCCGCGGCGCCTGCAGGCGCTGCTGCCCTGGCTCGACTGGGTAGGCCTGGACGTAAAGGGCCTGGCCGATGACATCGACCGCATCGTCGGGCGCCGCGGCATGGCCACCCCGCATGAGCAAAGCCTGGCGCTGCTGCTGAACAGCGGCATTGCCCTCGAGTGTCGCACCACGGTGCACTGGCGCGACTTCGACCTGGAACGCCTGCGCCGGCTGGCCCTGGACCTCGCCGAGCGCGGCGCCAGCCACTACGCGATCCAGCTGGCCCGCGCCGGCCAGTGCCTGGATGCGCGCTACGCCGAGCCAGCGCCGGGCGCCCCGACGACCGCAGAGATAGAAGCGCTTGTCAGCGAACTGCGCCCCAACTTTCAAAGGCTGACCCTACGCCACTAA
- a CDS encoding co-chaperone YbbN codes for MPIVDPHSGQPLTATESSQAGAAAPADVIVDIDINNFQQVVLEGSMQTPVLLDCWASWCEPCKNLMPILEKLAVEYNGAFILAKLNIEEQQQIAAQLGIRSVPDVKLIMQGQLYDEFQGALPEKQIREWLAKYIQPPQDAPQSPEEQAQAALDAGDPATARSIFEQLSQAHPDHVDYRIDLAGALLAEGNPDRARAILDGLAPEDRDAPKARGVRARLEFGEEAPGDEALAALEGRDDSEALYLRALRQVADGDYETGLDALLQLMQRDRAYGDDLARKTLLRVFDALGADHPLTVAYRRRLFAMMY; via the coding sequence ATGCCTATCGTAGATCCCCACAGCGGCCAGCCGCTGACCGCCACCGAATCCTCCCAAGCCGGCGCTGCCGCGCCGGCCGACGTCATCGTCGACATCGACATCAACAACTTCCAGCAGGTGGTGCTGGAAGGGTCGATGCAGACCCCGGTGCTGCTCGACTGCTGGGCCTCCTGGTGCGAGCCGTGCAAGAACCTGATGCCGATCCTCGAAAAACTGGCGGTGGAGTATAACGGCGCCTTCATCCTCGCCAAGCTGAATATCGAGGAGCAGCAGCAGATCGCCGCCCAGTTGGGCATCCGCTCGGTCCCCGACGTCAAGCTGATCATGCAGGGCCAGCTGTACGATGAGTTCCAGGGCGCGCTGCCCGAGAAACAGATCCGCGAGTGGCTGGCAAAGTATATCCAGCCGCCGCAGGATGCGCCGCAGAGCCCTGAAGAGCAGGCCCAGGCTGCGCTGGACGCCGGCGATCCCGCCACCGCCCGGAGCATCTTCGAGCAGCTTTCCCAGGCGCACCCCGATCACGTCGATTACCGCATCGACCTGGCCGGCGCCCTGCTCGCCGAGGGCAATCCCGACCGCGCACGTGCCATTCTCGACGGCCTCGCCCCGGAGGACCGCGATGCCCCCAAGGCGCGCGGCGTGCGGGCGCGTCTGGAGTTCGGCGAGGAAGCGCCCGGCGATGAGGCGCTGGCGGCGCTCGAGGGCCGCGACGACAGCGAGGCACTTTACCTGCGTGCGCTGCGTCAGGTCGCCGACGGCGACTACGAAACCGGCCTCGACGCGCTGCTGCAGCTGATGCAGCGCGATCGCGCCTATGGTGACGACCTGGCCCGCAAGACCCTGCTGCGGGTATTCGATGCGCTGGGCGCCGACCACCCGCTGACGGTCGCCTACCGTCGCCGGCTGTTCGCCATGATGTACTGA